Genomic segment of uncultured Desulfobacter sp.:
AACCAACAATTATTTATAATTATATAATGGGCCCGGCCGTCTTTTCAATTTGTTCGAAAGATCTGTACCTGAATTGACTGCTGAACGGCCTGTGCGCCATCCAGCAGTCTGGGGGCATCATCACCATGCCGGTTCTCAAATTCAGGCCATGGCCTCCCCGGATGATGCCGCCAGGTTTACTTCCTGGACGACAAGGGGCTCGCCTGCCTCGGTCAGGGCCACGGAGGTCCGGGTCACCCGGCCCATCAGTTCATTGTCCGGGGTGGTAATATCAAACTGTGATGGGACGCCGGCCAGGTAAATGGCACCGATCCCGGCATCCTTTATCCGGGTCAGGGTCATGCCCTCATCTCCCTGTTCCCAAAGGGTCAGCTGGTCAAAAATCTCATCGTTTTCATCAATCCAAAGGTTTCGGTCCAGGTCATATGCGGCCAGTTCGGCAAATCCCTGGTTTGTGGTCGGACCGAACAATTCACTGCCGTCATTGATCTGTCCGTCCTGGTTCTTGTCCAGGCAGAGAAATGCCCATCCCTCTCCGGGGAGTGACAGGTCCTCCTCTGTACCGTCGGAATCCAGGTCAAAGGAGAATTGTCCGCCACTGAACATAGGGGCTCCCGCATCGGTCTGGATGACCAGGGGATCAACCAGGGCATATCCGGAAGATGTCTGTTCAACGAGATCTTCCCTGAAATATTCCCGTGCCATGGCCAAGTCCAGGGAAAAATCGATATTCCGGTTGTCCGCGGTCTGCACCTGACCCTGGGCCGTAACTATTGTCTGCTCCTTCTCCGTTACGGAGACGCTGACCTGGCGGGTGACGGACACCTGCATAAGATGCATTTGAGATACCCCGGTGACACGCAGGCCGCCGGATATCGACAGCCGTCCGGTCAGTTGCTCAAGGATTGAATCCATAATTTGGCGCATGGATGTCAATTCCGCACGGAACTGATCGGTCAGGGAAACCGTCGGCTGGCCCTCCAGAAATACAGACGTCACCCATGAACTCTGTGTAATCATCTCCTGGATCTGCCGGTTGTCGGCGGTGGCGTCTTGGACCTGGGCCCGGCGGTCTGCCAGGCGCAGGTCCATGAGATCCGTAAAAGACGTTTGCTGGGAGATTTGGGTGGCGTGGGTTTCTGAATAGGTTCTTGACGAGGATAAATCTAAAGAAAAGGCATTTATGATCATTCAGCCTCCTTTTTCAAGGCCGGCAGCTTCATCCTCCTGAGTGGCAACCGGGATAAAAGATCACCGGCTCCATCCTTGCTGCCGGTCGGGAGACGGATAAAAAACAATCCCCCAAGGGCTTGGAAGCAAATCCTGTACCCTTTGGTTATCTGACTGGTTTTAAAGGAAATGATGTCTTTTGGCAGGCTTTTTCAGGGACGGCTGCGGCAGTTTCTGCCTATGGAAACGGCTTTTTTTTCCACGGGTAGCAACGTTGGGGGAGAAATCGATCCTTTTATTTTCCCAATTGCTTTGCTTTGAAGGTTTCCTTATCATAAGAATTTATGATAAGGAATTTGTATGAATGAAAACGGCAGAATTTTAAATTTTCGCAAAAGTTAGGAATATAGGTAACAGATGTCAATAAAATTTTGCACCCAATGCGGCCACTCCATGACCCGTCAGGTTCCCCAGGACGACGACCATGTCCGATCCGTATGCCCCTCATGCGGTCATGTTCACTATGAAAATCCCAAAATGGTTGTGGGCACAATTCCTGTTTTCCAGGACAAGATTTTAATGTGCAAACGCAATATTGAGCCCCGGAAAGGGTGCTGGACCCTTCCTGGCGGATATCTTGAAAATGAGGAATCCGTCCAGCAGGGGGCCGTACGCGAGACCCTGGAGGAGACCCGAGTCAAAGTCCGGATTTTATCGCCCTACCGGATGTTCAATATCCTTTTTGTGGACCAGATTTACCTGATGTTTATTGCTGAACTGTTAACCCAGGATTTTGGTCCCACCTCCGAAAGCACGGATGTTCGGCTGTTTTCCCAGTCAGATGTCCCTTGGAACGAAATTGCCTTTGATGTGATCCGTGAAACCTTGGATGACTATTTCAAAGACCGTGACCATGCCGGAAATCATGCTTTCAAACCCGAACATTTTGGGTTTAAAATCAAAGATCTTGAGTTCTCACCGCTCAATGGGGGCGTGATCGCTGATACGCCGTTTTAATTAGCAGACGATACTTTGAAATCAAATCAGCCAATCAAAAAGTTAGATTGTAGATCACATCCTGTCATTGATTCAGTTCAATGATGGAAAAACGGACCTGGTCAAAACTGCCGGATTCATCCACCACGGCCAGATGATATTGTCCAGGTACCGGCATGGACATGAAAACCGGGGCTGAGCCGTCGGCATTCATCAGGGGTTTTTGGTTCAGGAACCACTGGCATTCGCCCCTGCCGCCCATGGTCCTTAAAGGAATGGTGGGAAATGTCGTCTGTCCGGGCTGGCGGGTCAGGATGCTGTTGTCTGAGATAGAAACAATTCGTATATCAGGTAAAACCAAAGGTGCCATACCGGGGCAGGTGGGTGAATCCTTGGGCAGTACGACAGCTCGGCGCCAAGAAGTCGGAATAAAGGGCTCCGCCTGCCATGGCCACAGGGCCACTGTTTTCTTCTCAATACCCCCGCAGGCCGGAGTTGCCCGCATTCCCTGGTTGTCCACCCAGAACGTCCGGACCAGGGGGGCGCTAAGACCTATTTCGCCGGTCATGGTGGCCGGAATCTGTCCGTTAAGTATCCAGGCCTCAAATTTTTTGGCACAGGCACCTTTTGCCCGGCCCCGGATTCCGGCCTCGGCAATTCCGGAGGGCCAGCATATGGGCAGTTTGGATACGCTTTCCGGCGGTTTTTGTGTTTTCACGCCTGCGGTTAAGCTTTCCATGACTTGGCCAAGCAACGGAAGGGCCGTGATGGCACCATACTGTCCCGGGGACGGTGAGCCGTCGGGCCGCCCGATCCATACCCCCACCGTATAATCCTCCTTTAGGCCCATGGCCCAGGCGTCCCTGAATCCGTAGCTGGTGCCGGTTTTCCATGCCATGGACAATGCGCCAGATAGCCTGCCGACGCCCTGCCTGCCCGGAAAGGGCCGGGTCAGGATATCCCGGATAATAAAGGCGGCGCCGGGACTCATCAGATACCGTTCCTGTATGGGCTCTTTCGGCGTTAATCGCGGCTTTCCGGCAATACCGCCGCGCCCGATGGCCGTATACAGGGTCACCAGGGACTCCAGGCTTGTGCCCACACCACCTAAAGCCATGGAGAGATTGGGTTTGCCTCTAAATTGAAACCGGGCCCCTGCGTTGCGCAATCTGTCGTTAAAACGCCCCGGGCCATAGGCTTCCAGCACCTGGACCGCCGGTAGGTTCAACGAATCTTGCAACGCCCGGGCGACGGTGACTGGCCCTGAAAATCCTCGGGTGAAGTTTCCCGGGTTATAGTCTTGTTTGTAGCGTGGCACGTCCAGGAGCATGGAATGGGAATGAATCAGTCCCTGGTCCATGGAAAGGCCGTAAATAAAGGGTTTCAATGTGGACCCCGGGGATCTCAGGGCCTGGATCATGTCCACTTGCCCCAGCCTGGATGAATTTAAAAAGTCCGCAGATCCGGCATAGGCTTCAATTTCCAGGGTTGTATGATTGACCACCAGGACAGCACCCGACTGTTTTGGGGGCAGTCTTTCCATATATGCCCGTAAAAGTTCTGCGGTGTTCATTTGCAAATTTTCATCAATAAAGGTGTTGATCACTTCGGCGTCCGGGTAAAGGGTTTTCAACCGCCGGGCCGCAAGAGGCGCTGTCATGGATGTGGGAAATCTGAAAGAGAGAACCGGCTCCTGCTTGGCGGCTTTGATCTGATCTGCCGTCCAAATGCCGAACCGGGCCATCCGGTCAAGCACCTTGTCCCGGGCCTTGGCCGCCCTGTCTGGATGGCGGTCGGGCCGGTATCTGGACGGGGCCTGGGGCAGTACCGCCATAAGCGCCGCTTCGGCCTGGGTCATCTCCTTTGCGTTTTTGCCCAGCCAGGTGTAGCAGGCCGCCTGGATGCCTTCGACATTGGCGCCGAACGGGGCATGGGTAAGATATAACCCAAGGATTTCGTCCTTGGTAAAGTGGTATTCCAGCTGAAGCGCCCTGAACATCTGGCGCAGTTTGACGCCCATGCGGGGTAAAAATTGGGGGGCCGACGGCCCGTCTTCTTGTTTTTGCATGTCAAGAATCCGGGCGGTCTGCATGGTGAGTGTTGATCCGCCGGATAAGATTCGACCATGGGCCAGGTTCTGGAAAAACGCCCGGCCGATGGCCAGGGGATTGATGCCGAAATGGTAATAGAACCAGCGGTCTTCATAGGCCAGAAGGGCCTGGAGGTACAAAGGCGACACCTGGTCGGGCCTTGCCGGGTAACGCCATATCCCGTTTTGGTCGGCAAAGGCCCGAAGGGGTGCCTGGTTGCGGTCCGTTATCACAGTGGATAAGGACCGTCCCGTGGTGTCAAAGGGGAATAAATGGTCCATTGCAATAAAACAGGCACCACCTGCCAGGAGCATAAAGATAAAAATTCCGACAATTTTTGCTGCGTTGCGGGTCATATCCCGTAATGTTTTACCTATTGGCCAGACGGATCTCAAAGACGCCGAAGTTCTTTTTGATCAGTTCTTGCCTGCATCCGGGGTATTCACACGGGTCCGGTCAACGGTTTTTCCTACACCCCGGATATAAGGCCGGTACATATCTTCCACCAGCGGCGGCGGCACTTTGAACACACCAGGGCTGACCACCCGAACCGCATAAAAAATCCGGCAGGTGTCACTGTATCCAAGATTCAGGGCGGTGATAAATCTGTCATCCCTGTATTCGGTGTGGGCGGTATTACACTCTTTATGCCATTGGGATATGGTTTTGCCGTCCACCTTTATATCATCAACGATAAAAGACCCCGACACATTGGGATCTTCCAGTTCAAAACCTGCAGGCAGCATGTCCACGACAAGGGCATGGGGGAGTCTTTGTTTTTGGGATTGAACCTTCAATGCCACAATGATCCGGTCCCCGGTCGTTACCTTTGAGATATCCACAGACTGGTCGTTGGTATCCAGAAACTGCCTGGAAATGTTGACGCCGTTGCTTTGGGGGGCAGGCAGGGTGTTGGGATATCCGGTGAGTACAAGATCCAGATACAGATTGGACTTGCCGGTATTTTTTACGGTGAATCCTTTGGCCGCAGTGCCTTTTGTAAATATCACCCGGCCTGAACCCTTTCCGGTATGGGTGCCGGTTTTACCACCTACGGTTACATCAGCATCCCATGCCCCGGCTGGATGGGCAAGTTTTGCCGCCCCTGCCATGACCAGGCTGTTGCGTTCCTGGGTGGAGAGCCACTGCCGCTGGTTCAGTTCGGCGGACAGATCGTGGAGAAACACGCCCCGGAATTTATAGTCGGCAAAATAGGTGGTTACATAATAGTAGGCAGCCGCAAGGTCCCGGACATTGGAGCCGTAGTCGCCGCAATAGACCCGTTCCTCATCCCGCCGGGTTCTCAGGGCCAGGTCAAATGCTTCAAAGGCCTTTGTTCTGTCACCGGCAAGCCCAAGGGCCGTACCCGCATGGACCAGCCCCAAGGGTGTGGGATGGTTGGCTTTCACATAGGCATCGACGTTTCTGGCATCCGCAAGTCCCAGGGAACTGACCCGGGCAAGAACAAATGCGGAATAAGCCCGGGTGGACGCCCTGAACATCGTGCAGTCGCTCCAGCCCGGACAGGGAATGGATTTGGGTCGGCGAACATATACGACAAGGCGTGTGAGGGCTTTTTTCACCGCACTCACCGGCACTTCATACCCTGCGTCCACCGCTTCCACCATCATATGGGTGGCGTAGGCTGTCAGCCAGGGGCTTTCCGGGCTTTGGGAACTCCAGAGGCCAAAGGCGCCGGAGCTTTTCTGCTTTTCAAGCAGGCGCTGGATACCAATCCTGATTTTTTTACTCGTGTCTTCTTTGGTGCCGGTCTCAACTCCCAATTGTGCAAACTGATCAAAGGAGAGCAGGATATGGGGGAAAAAGCCGGATACGGTCTGCTCCAGACAGCCGTAGGGATAGGCCAGCAGCTCACTGACATGCTGGGCCAGGTTCACGGGTGGTTCCGAATCCAAGCCGGCCATCACGGTTACTGTCCCCGGCACCAGGGTGTTCAAAGCGGCAGCGGGTGCGGAGAACTGCTGTCCCGGAGTCAGCAGTTTGAGCCAGGTCTGGGTGTTATGGGGATAGGGCGACCGGGTTTCCAAAAACCAGGTTTTGGTCATTTCCGGCGAGACATCCGGACCCTGGATGCCTTTGATCCGGCAGGTGATGTGTGTCCTGCCCGCTGTGGGGCCTGCCGTAATCGGCAGTTTGAAGTTTTTACGTTTATGGGGTTCAAGCGCTAATGTGTAATTGGCCTGGCCTGTGAAAGATACCGGCCCGAAGATGTCCGTTTCCAGGGTTATATTCTGGACGATATCCGTTAAATTGTTCAGTTCCAGCATGATAAATCCCTGGTCTCCACAGGAAAGAAAACGCGGCATGGTGGCCTGGACCACGATGGGCGAGGCCAGGATCATCTCCTTGTCCCCGGAGCCAAAGGTATCGTCTGTATGGGCAACGGCCATGATCCGAACCTGTCCGTCAAAATCCGGAAGGTCCAGGTGGAACAAGGCGTTGCCCTGGTCGTCGGCATCAACCGCCTTTTGGGTCATGGCCAGGATCTGCACATCGGTCGACGGCCGGTCGCCGCCCCGGGTCAGGGTGGCCATATCCCCGCCAAACCGCATTTTCGCATTGCTGCCGTCCGCGGCCTCAATGAGTTTCTGATAAATGTCGTGGATTTCAGGGCTGTATTTTCTGGGCTG
This window contains:
- a CDS encoding NUDIX hydrolase produces the protein MSIKFCTQCGHSMTRQVPQDDDHVRSVCPSCGHVHYENPKMVVGTIPVFQDKILMCKRNIEPRKGCWTLPGGYLENEESVQQGAVRETLEETRVKVRILSPYRMFNILFVDQIYLMFIAELLTQDFGPTSESTDVRLFSQSDVPWNEIAFDVIRETLDDYFKDRDHAGNHAFKPEHFGFKIKDLEFSPLNGGVIADTPF
- the pbpC gene encoding penicillin-binding protein 1C, whose product is MTRNAAKIVGIFIFMLLAGGACFIAMDHLFPFDTTGRSLSTVITDRNQAPLRAFADQNGIWRYPARPDQVSPLYLQALLAYEDRWFYYHFGINPLAIGRAFFQNLAHGRILSGGSTLTMQTARILDMQKQEDGPSAPQFLPRMGVKLRQMFRALQLEYHFTKDEILGLYLTHAPFGANVEGIQAACYTWLGKNAKEMTQAEAALMAVLPQAPSRYRPDRHPDRAAKARDKVLDRMARFGIWTADQIKAAKQEPVLSFRFPTSMTAPLAARRLKTLYPDAEVINTFIDENLQMNTAELLRAYMERLPPKQSGAVLVVNHTTLEIEAYAGSADFLNSSRLGQVDMIQALRSPGSTLKPFIYGLSMDQGLIHSHSMLLDVPRYKQDYNPGNFTRGFSGPVTVARALQDSLNLPAVQVLEAYGPGRFNDRLRNAGARFQFRGKPNLSMALGGVGTSLESLVTLYTAIGRGGIAGKPRLTPKEPIQERYLMSPGAAFIIRDILTRPFPGRQGVGRLSGALSMAWKTGTSYGFRDAWAMGLKEDYTVGVWIGRPDGSPSPGQYGAITALPLLGQVMESLTAGVKTQKPPESVSKLPICWPSGIAEAGIRGRAKGACAKKFEAWILNGQIPATMTGEIGLSAPLVRTFWVDNQGMRATPACGGIEKKTVALWPWQAEPFIPTSWRRAVVLPKDSPTCPGMAPLVLPDIRIVSISDNSILTRQPGQTTFPTIPLRTMGGRGECQWFLNQKPLMNADGSAPVFMSMPVPGQYHLAVVDESGSFDQVRFSIIELNQ